The following are encoded together in the Kwoniella europaea PYCC6329 chromosome 1, complete sequence genome:
- a CDS encoding ATP-dependent RNA helicase DBP2-A, whose amino-acid sequence MSYGGGSYGGGYGGGSGGGYGGGGGGYGGGGGGGYGGGGSYGGGGDRMGNLGGGLHTIDWNHTNLTKFEKNFYVQDPRVTARTDAEITQFRAEKTMKIQGQNVPRPITTFEEAGFPDYILSEIRAMGFTAPSAIQCQAWPMALSGRDLVAVAETGSGKTISFALPAMVHINAQPLLAPGDGPIVLILAPTRELAVQIQTECTKFGKSSRIRNTAIYGGAPKGPQIRDLQRGVEICVATPGRLIDMLESGKTNLKRVTYLVMDEADRMLDMGFEPQIRKIVSQIRPDRQTLLFSATWPKEVQRLAMDFLHDFIQVNIGSMELTANHNVTQHVEICTDYDKRQKLLGHLEQISKENAKVIIFIATKRVADDLTKFLRMDGWPALAIHGDKQQAERDWVLAEFKSGRSPIMLATDVASRGLDVKDIGYVINYDFPNNCEDYIHRIGRTGRAGRKGVSYTYFTADNSKQARELVQILRESKSEVSPELEQMAMYGGGGGGRGRGGGGRGGRGGRYGGGGGGGGGSYGSGANGYGGGGSGGGYSSRW is encoded by the exons ATG TCCTACGGTGGTGGATCATACGGCGGTGGATacggtggtggtagtggtggcGGATacggcggtggtggtggtggttacggaggtggtggtggtggtggttatG GCGGCGGCGGATCATACG GTGGTGGCGGTGATAGAATGGGTAACCTCGGTGGCGGTTTACATACCATCGATTGGAATCACACTAACCTTACCAAATTCGAGAAGAA CTTCTACGTGCAAGATCCTCGAGTTACTGCTCGAACCGACGCTGAAATCACTCAATTCCGAGCCGAGAAAACCATGAAGATCCAAGGTCAAAACGTTCCTCGACCTATCACCACCTTCGAGGAAGCTGGTTTCCCCGACTACATCCTTTCCGAAATCCGAGCTATGGGTTTCACTGCTCCATCAGCCATTCAATGCCAAGCTTGGCCTATGGCTCTTTCCGGTCGAGACCTTGTCGCTGTCGCTGAGACCGGTTCCGGTAAAACCATCTCATTCGCTCTTCCCGCTATGGTTCACATCAACGCTCAACCTCTTCTCGCTCCCGGTGACGGTCCTATCGTTCTCATCCTCGCTCCTACTCGAGAACTTGCTGTGCAGATCCAAACTGAATGCACCAAGTTCGGTAAATCCTCTCGAATCAGAAACACCGCTATCTACGGTGGTGCTCCCAAGGGTCCTCAGATCCGAGATCTTCAACGAGGTGTAGAAATTTGTGTAGCTACTCCAGGTCGATTGATCGACATGCTCGAATCTGGTAAAACCAACTTGAAGAGGGTTACCTACCTCGTTATGGATGAAGCCGATCGAATGCTTGATATGGGTTTCGAACCTCAAATCAGAAAGATCGTCAGTCAAATCCGACCTGATCGACAAACTCTTCTTTTCTCCGCTACATGGCCTAAGGAAGTTCAACGCCTTGCCATGGATTTCCTTCACGACTTCATTCAAGTCAACATCGGTTCTATGGAACTTACTGCCAACCACAACGTTACTCAACACGTCGAGATCTGTACCGATTACGACAAGAGGCAGAAACTCCTCGGTCACCTCGAGCAAATCTCCAAAGAGAACGCCaaagtcatcatcttcattgCTACTAAGCGAGTCGCTGATGATCTTACCAAATTCCTTCGAATGGATGGCTGGCCCGCTTTAGCCATTCACGGTGACAA ACAACAAGCCGAACGAGATTGGGTGCTTGCTGAATTCAAATCTGGTCGAAGTCCTATCATGCTTGCTACTGACGTTGCCTCCCGTGGTCTCG ATGTCAAGGACATCGGTTATGTCATCAACTA TGACTTCCCTAACAACTGTGAAGACTACATTCACCGAATCGGTCGTACCGGTCGAGCTGGTCGAAAGGGTGTCTCATACACTTACTTCACCGCTGACAACTCTAAGCAAGCTCGTGAACTTGTTCAAATTTTGAGAGAGTCCAAGAGTGAAGT TTCTCCTGAGCTCGAACAAATGGCTATGTacggcggtggtggtggtggtagaggacgaggtggtggtggtcgaggtggtagaggtggacgatatggtggtggtggtggtggtggcggtggaTCCTATGGCTCCGGTGCCAACGGATACGGTGGTGGTGGCTCAGGAGGAGGTTATTCTTCCAGGTGGTAG
- a CDS encoding cytochrome c oxidase subunit 6B, translated as MAEDNFKPLVSTLDSLTRTKLNTDYHKCVNAKGEDFAPCQQFKKAYRALCPNEWVGKWDEQVEAGTFPASLKP; from the exons ATGGCCGAGGACAA CTTCAAACCGCTGGTttcga CGCTCGATTCCCTAACCAGAACCAAACTAAACACTG ATTACCACAAGTGCGTTAATGCCAAAGGAGAAGATTTCGCCCCATGTCAACAATTTAAGAAAGCCTACCGAGCACTTTGTCCTA ACGAATGGGTTGGTaaatgggatgaacaagTTGAAGCTGGTACTTTCCCAGCTTCTCTTAAACCTTAG
- a CDS encoding CDK-activating kinase assembly factor MAT1: protein MSSSSRVPMRKPPASSSSSRGKPQLPIRKGQRVGTNAKGTEDGYLYVAGVKDPSKRVTEFRTEQDVCPICHTDRQFNQNLRLLVSPCYHKMCESCIDRLFTLGPEPCPQCGRILRKVNFAHQTFEDLKVEKEVAVRRRMAQVFNKRREDFGSDKEYDNYLEEVEDLTFNLLNDIDVEKTEKRISEFEKSNASLIATNQEKAALEAMSQAEREEVERRAREERMRMVEEAERVEREEEERVKKDVTEALAKGDSRLARELEIQSRTAKQLRQEALFKFIPPSLLLQQSTQDEIQHLSPLSPNYNGPFVPIPYSDPDTAQYNQWYELKVDGEYADGRSGVIFAKTDERVRGGGWDLGLFWEMEIRAAVEALGVEPLV from the exons ATGTCATCTTCGTCCCGAGTCCCAATGCGGAAACCGCCCgcctcctcatcctcatcccgTGGCAAGCCCCAGCTACCTATCCGAAAGGGACAGAGAGTAGGAACCAATGCGAAGGGGACTGAAGATGGGTATTTGTACGTTGCTGGAGTGAAAGATCCAAGTAAGAGAGTAACAGAGTTTAGG ACTGAACAAGATGTATGTCCTATATGTCATACAGATAGACAATTCAATCAGAATCTACGATTACTAGTCTCACCATGTTATCATAAGAT GTGCGAATCGTGTATAGATCGATTATTCACTTTGGGTCCTGAACCATGTCCTCAATGTGGGAGGATATTGAGAAAAGTCAATTTCGCACATCAGACATTCGAAGATCTGAaggttgagaaagaagtagcggtgaggaggaggatggcTCAGGT ATTCAATAAACGTAGAGAAGACTTTGGGAGTGATAAGGAGTATGATAACTACctagaagaggtggaagatctAA cattcaaccttctcaacgATATAGACGTGGAAAAGACCGAAAAGCGAATAAGCGAATTTGAAAAGTCGAATGCATCTCTGATAGCTACAAATCAGGAGAAAGCAGCTCTCGAGGCGATGTCTCAGGCTGAGCGGGAAGAAGTGGAGAGGAGAGcgagggaagagaggatgaggatggtcgAAGAGGCTGAGAGggtggagagggaggaggaagagagggttAAAAAGGACGTCACCGAGGCTTTG GCAAAAGGAGATTCTAGACTAGCAAGAGAACTGGAGATCCAATCCCGTACAGCCAAACAACTCCGTCAAGAAGCTTTATTCAAATTCATCCCTCCATCTTTACTCTTACAACAATCGACCCAAGATGAAATCCAACATTTatcacctctttcaccaAATTACAATGGACCTTTCGTTCCTATACCGTACTCTGATCCCGATACAGCTCAGTATAATCAGTGGTACGAATTGAAGGTCGATGGGGAGTATGCGGATGGTAGATCGGGTGTTATATTTGCCAAGACCGATGAGCGAGTCAGAGGTGGTGGGTGGGATTTGGGTTTGTTCTGGGAGATGGAAATCAGAGCGGCGGTAGAGGCATTAGGGGTTGAACCGTTAGTATGA
- a CDS encoding mitochondrial import inner membrane translocase subunit TIM8, with protein MSAAGIPQLDEASKKELEVFLEQEQAKAKLQASIHELTNTCWNTCITGSISSKFSKSEAQCLENCVDRFLDSSLFIVRQIEAQKQQI; from the exons ATGTCAGCTGCCGGTATCCCCCAACTCGACGAAGcttccaag aaggaattggaagtCTTCCTTGAACAAGA ACAAGCTAAAGCTAAATTACAAGCTTCCATTCATGAATTGACCAACACAT GTTGGAACAC CTGTATAACAGGCTCGATCTCATCTAAGTTCTCTAAATCAGAAGCTCAATGTCTCGAGAATTGCGTTGATAGATTCCTCGACTCGAGTCTGTTTATAGTCAGGCAGATTGAAGCGCAGAAACAACAGATCTAA
- a CDS encoding thioredoxin reductase, translated as MAPIPNGETAIHVVEPKTKGEKSKKQHSQVVIIGSGPAGHTAAIYLARANLEPVLYEGMLANGFAPGGQLTTTTEVENFPGFPDGVTGTEMMDKFRAQSERFGTKIITETIARVDLTQRPFKYWTEGEEEEADFMTADTLIIATGASAKRLFLPGEETYWQSGISACAVCDGAVPIFRNKPLAVIGGGDSAAEEATYLTKYGSHVYVLVRRDELRASKIMAKRLTSHPKVTVLWNTVATECKGDGDLLQSLTIKDTKTGEEKDLKVNGLFYAIGHEPATSLVKSQLETDVDGYIKTVPGTAQTSIKGVFAAGDVQDKKYRQAITSAGSGCMAALEAERLISEEEAEDDEIETEDVHVPSEGYMGADKE; from the exons atggcACCTATACCTAATGGAGAAACTGCCATTCACGTGGTTGAACCTAAAACCAAAGGTGAAAAATCAAAGAAACAACATAGTCAAGTTGTTATTATTGGTTCGGGACCTGCTGGACATACTGCTGCTATTTACTTGGCGAGAGCTAACCTTGAACCTGTCttgtatgag GGTATGCTTGCTAATGG TTTCGCACCTGGTGGTCAACTCACTACTACCACTGAG GTCGAGAACTTCCCTGGTTTCCCTGATGGTGTAACTGGTACAGAGATGATGGACAAATTCAGAGCTCAGAG CGAACGATTCGGTACCAAGATCATCACTGAGACTATCGCCCGAGTCGACCTCACCCAACGACCATTCAAGTACTGgactgaaggtgaagaggaggaagctgatttcatGACTGCTGATAC CCTCATCATCGCTACCGGAGCCTCAGCCAAAAGACTCTTCCTCCCTGGAGAAGAGACCTACTGGCAATCCGGTATCTCAGCTTGTGCCGTCTGCGATGGTGCTGTACCCATCTTCAGGAACAAACCTTTGGCCGTtatcggtggtggtgattcCGCTGCTGAGGAAGCTACCT ACCTCACCAAATACGGTTCTCACGTCTACGTACTCGTCCGAAGGGATGAGCTTAGAGCTTCCAAGATCATGGCTAAGAGGTTGACTTCTCACCCTAAGGTCACTGTTCTCTGGAAC ACCGTCGCAACTGAATGtaaaggagatggagatctCCTCCAGTCACTTACCATCAAAGATACCAAGACcggagaagagaaagacctCAAAGTGAACGGTTTGTTCTACGCTATAGGACATGAACCTGCTACTTCTTTAGTCAAGAGCCAATTAGAAACCGATGTAGATGGATATATCAAGACTGTTCCTGGAACCGCTCAAACTTCAATCAAAGGTGTGTTCGCCGCTGGTGATGTACAAGATAAGAAATACAGACAGGCGATCACATCAGCTGGATCTGGATGTATGGCTGCGTTGGAGGCTGAACGATTGATCtccgaggaagaagctgaagatgatgaaattgagACTGAGGACGTACATGTCCCTTCGGAAGGTTATATGGGAGCTGATAAGGAGTAA